In Mycobacteriales bacterium, the following are encoded in one genomic region:
- a CDS encoding amidase encodes MTATLPTVRVRDPLAFLPALEQADLIRRGELTPAELVEIYLERTAALDPDLGAYVTVDADRVRAAAAAAASHPATDTAPLRGVTLSVKDLTRTAGLRTTLGIAGLRDDLPERDDHVVTALHRAGLLLLGKTTTPALGLGCVSEPAGLPAARNPWDRTRSAGGSSGGAAAAVAAGLCAAAHGTDGGGSIRIPAAWCGVVGVKPTRGRVSAAPAASSLTATSGPLARTVTDAAALLDAMSGPTPGDAFAVPLPDRPFRLEASTAPSRLTVGVAVGRTPLDPDVAAGLDRVIGLLPRLGHRVSAREPEPHWDMMISPYLHPLLGATVRQALATLTVDAPLDPLLGAASREAPVSADDYAAATAELLTRARRAAEAFGDVDVLLTPTVAKTPPLIGAHRELPVAELFATWESYVPFTTMWNWTGQPAISLPVGFGADSRLPMAVQLVGRVADEATLFRLAGQLERELPATHR; translated from the coding sequence GTGACCGCGACCCTCCCCACCGTGCGGGTCCGCGATCCGCTGGCGTTCCTGCCCGCGTTGGAGCAGGCGGACCTGATCCGCAGGGGCGAGTTGACGCCGGCCGAACTGGTGGAGATTTACCTGGAGCGAACGGCCGCGCTCGATCCCGACCTCGGCGCCTACGTCACCGTCGACGCCGACCGGGTCCGCGCCGCCGCGGCCGCGGCGGCCAGCCATCCGGCCACGGACACCGCCCCGTTGCGCGGTGTCACGCTCTCCGTCAAAGACCTCACCCGCACCGCCGGGTTACGGACCACCCTGGGCATCGCCGGCCTACGCGACGACCTGCCCGAACGCGACGACCACGTCGTCACCGCGCTGCACCGGGCCGGGCTGCTGCTGCTCGGGAAGACCACCACCCCCGCCCTCGGTCTGGGCTGCGTCAGCGAACCCGCGGGGCTGCCCGCGGCGCGCAACCCGTGGGATCGGACCCGAAGCGCCGGCGGATCTTCGGGGGGCGCGGCGGCGGCGGTCGCGGCGGGGCTGTGCGCCGCCGCGCACGGCACCGACGGCGGGGGGTCGATCCGGATTCCCGCCGCCTGGTGCGGAGTGGTCGGCGTCAAACCGACCCGCGGGCGGGTCTCCGCCGCCCCCGCGGCAAGCAGCCTCACGGCGACCTCCGGTCCGTTGGCCCGCACCGTCACCGACGCCGCCGCGCTGCTCGACGCCATGTCCGGGCCGACGCCCGGCGACGCGTTCGCAGTCCCACTCCCCGACCGGCCGTTCCGGTTGGAGGCCAGCACGGCCCCGAGCCGGCTCACCGTGGGGGTAGCGGTCGGCCGCACCCCGCTCGATCCCGACGTCGCCGCCGGACTGGATCGCGTCATCGGGTTGCTCCCCCGGCTCGGCCACCGGGTGAGCGCCCGCGAACCGGAGCCGCACTGGGACATGATGATCTCCCCGTACCTGCATCCCCTGCTCGGGGCCACGGTCCGCCAGGCCCTGGCGACCCTGACGGTCGACGCGCCGCTGGACCCGTTGCTGGGCGCGGCCAGCAGGGAGGCGCCGGTCAGCGCGGACGACTACGCCGCGGCCACCGCCGAGCTGCTCACCCGGGCCCGCCGGGCCGCCGAGGCGTTCGGCGACGTCGACGTGCTGCTCACCCCTACCGTCGCCAAGACGCCGCCGCTGATCGGCGCGCATCGTGAGCTCCCGGTGGCTGAACTGTTCGCCACCTGGGAGAGCTACGTGCCATTCACCACGATGTGGAACTGGACCGGACAGCCGGCGATCTCGCTGCCGGTCGGGTTCGGGGCGGACAGTCGACTGCCGATGGCCGTCCAACTCGTCGGACGCGTCGCCGACGAGGCCACCCTCTTCCGCTTGGCCGGACAACTCGAACGCGAACTGCCCGCCACCCACCGCTGA
- a CDS encoding TetR/AcrR family transcriptional regulator yields the protein MSRGARRRAELLSAVVAHLLEFGMAGFSLRVAASAAGTSHSMLLYHFGSQEALLREALHAIRERRLDDLRALARRKPRDMSAMLRLLGRETPELRVLRQSFGLAQIDPDRYGGIAVDAVHDDLAVTEELLARLVGDRQLPPGTATLVAAALRGLVFDGLVTGDRARVTLAVRVLESLVAAGGPDEAGSRSDAGGVAVI from the coding sequence ATGAGTCGCGGAGCGCGCCGGCGGGCGGAGCTGCTGTCCGCGGTCGTCGCGCACCTGCTCGAGTTCGGCATGGCCGGCTTCTCGCTGCGGGTCGCCGCGTCCGCCGCCGGCACCAGCCACAGCATGCTGCTCTACCACTTCGGCAGCCAGGAGGCGCTGCTGCGCGAGGCGCTGCACGCGATCCGGGAGCGGCGGCTGGACGACCTGCGCGCGTTGGCCCGACGCAAGCCCAGGGACATGTCGGCGATGCTGCGGCTGCTAGGTCGGGAAACGCCCGAGCTGCGGGTGCTGCGTCAATCCTTCGGGCTGGCCCAGATCGATCCGGACCGGTACGGCGGGATCGCCGTGGACGCCGTGCACGACGACCTCGCGGTCACCGAGGAGTTGCTCGCCCGACTGGTCGGGGACCGCCAGCTCCCGCCCGGAACCGCGACGCTGGTCGCGGCCGCGTTGCGCGGCCTGGTCTTCGACGGGCTCGTCACCGGCGACCGGGCGCGGGTCACGCTCGCCGTGCGCGTGCTGGAAAGCCTCGTCGCTGCGGGCGGGCCAGACGAGGCCGGCTCACGCTCGGACGCCGGTGGCGTGGCCGTGATCTGA
- a CDS encoding amidase — protein sequence MVDYSVKDATFYGEAAMRADEYVRHDGVGLADLVRSGQVSPVELQQAAQSVLDAVNGRINAVVTGDLHVSPGPSGAPDEAAFSGVPLLAKDNHPCAGLPARHGSAFRSATPEAGDHPVVGRLRAAGANPVGMTNMPEAGLLATTQPALYGACRNPWDLGRTAGGSSGGSAAAVIAGIAPIATGSDGGGSIRIPASACGVFGLKPSRGRTPGIGWGGLVVNHVLTRSVRDSAVALDLLSRAGPDAPNLVSAPSRPFATAVTAEPGRLRIAFSVAPPDGFELHCDVVAAVRHAAQLLESLGHDVAEDHLDVTAGPLAAVTERLEDLVPVATAARVQTWAEESGSELTETGVEPLTWRYIERGRAVSGPAFAVLLDALPRFAEAAAPFFARYDLWLLPTTAEPPPPLDCWNFAAPTLDDALTRMTRYVPGFVTSLANITGQPAASVPFTASAEGLPVGVQLVARHYREDLLLGVAGQIERARPWPVRAPVTP from the coding sequence ATGGTCGACTACAGTGTCAAGGACGCGACGTTTTACGGTGAGGCGGCCATGCGGGCGGACGAGTACGTGCGGCACGACGGCGTGGGACTGGCCGACCTGGTGCGGTCCGGTCAGGTCAGTCCGGTCGAGCTGCAGCAGGCCGCGCAGAGCGTGCTCGACGCCGTCAACGGCCGGATCAACGCCGTCGTCACCGGGGATCTGCACGTCAGTCCCGGCCCGTCCGGTGCACCCGACGAGGCCGCATTCAGCGGGGTGCCGCTACTGGCCAAGGACAACCACCCATGTGCGGGGCTGCCGGCCCGGCACGGTTCGGCGTTCCGATCGGCGACCCCCGAAGCGGGCGACCATCCCGTGGTCGGGCGGCTGCGGGCCGCCGGCGCGAACCCGGTGGGGATGACCAACATGCCCGAGGCCGGGCTGTTGGCGACGACGCAGCCGGCGCTGTACGGCGCCTGCCGCAACCCGTGGGACCTCGGCCGTACTGCCGGCGGCTCCTCGGGGGGTTCGGCGGCCGCGGTGATCGCCGGCATCGCCCCGATCGCGACCGGCAGCGACGGGGGCGGCTCGATCCGGATCCCGGCCAGCGCCTGCGGGGTCTTCGGTCTCAAGCCCAGCCGTGGCCGTACCCCCGGCATCGGTTGGGGTGGTCTCGTGGTCAACCATGTGCTCACCCGATCCGTCCGCGACAGTGCGGTGGCGCTGGACCTGCTCAGCCGGGCCGGCCCGGACGCGCCGAACCTCGTCTCCGCACCGTCGCGTCCCTTCGCCACGGCGGTCACCGCCGAGCCGGGCCGGCTGCGGATCGCCTTCTCCGTCGCTCCCCCCGACGGTTTCGAATTGCACTGCGACGTCGTCGCGGCCGTCCGCCATGCCGCCCAGCTGCTGGAATCCCTTGGCCACGACGTCGCCGAAGACCATCTCGATGTGACGGCCGGGCCGTTGGCCGCGGTGACCGAACGGCTCGAGGACCTGGTACCAGTTGCGACCGCGGCGCGGGTGCAGACCTGGGCGGAGGAGAGCGGCAGCGAGCTCACCGAGACCGGCGTGGAGCCGCTGACCTGGCGCTACATCGAGCGGGGCCGTGCGGTCAGTGGTCCGGCGTTCGCCGTACTGCTGGACGCGCTGCCGCGCTTCGCCGAAGCTGCGGCGCCGTTCTTCGCCCGCTACGATCTGTGGCTGCTGCCCACCACAGCGGAGCCCCCGCCACCCCTGGACTGCTGGAACTTCGCGGCGCCCACCCTGGACGATGCGCTCACCCGGATGACCCGCTACGTGCCGGGGTTCGTGACCTCGCTGGCAAACATCACCGGCCAGCCGGCCGCGTCGGTGCCATTCACCGCCTCTGCCGAGGGCCTGCCGGTCGGTGTTCAACTGGTGGCCCGCCACTACCGCGAGGACCTGCTGCTCGGCGTGGCCGGGCAGATCGAGCGCGCCCGGCCCTGGCCGGTGCGCGCCCCGGTGACCCCGTGA
- a CDS encoding M81 family metallopeptidase codes for MSLRIAIGGIAHETNSYAAVPTTLGDFEVRRGEQIRLAAGTRTYEGGMVDAAAELGAEVIGTLLAEALPGGVIAAEAYRSLRRELLALVAAALPVDAVVLVLHGAAISQDCADVEGELCAAVRAVIGPATQLVVTHDLHGHITAREADAVDLMFGVQRYPHDDMYDRGREAVLAIPRLTSGEWRPAIAVERLPLLVAPTTTDSGVGRDLLALCLQAEREPGVIDATFMHGFPHTDSPHVGAQVIVTTDAAPEQARATARALAAEVWARREGFQHSYPDPAQAIGQAMVLALGAPGGPVVVNETSDNPGGGAPGDGTYLLRALIEARPAGAVFCGLCDPAAAAQAHRAGVGATLRMELGGHTDDRHGPPLRGTARVATLSDGEIVLEAAMGAGVRVQLGRTAGLLVEGVDVIVISRPMQTIDRTPLLLHGIDPATRPIVAVKSAHHFRSGFRELAAAVITSDSPGITTHRLASLPRMHAPGPLFPLDPAAAYPA; via the coding sequence GTGAGCCTGCGGATCGCGATCGGGGGCATCGCCCACGAGACCAACAGCTACGCCGCCGTGCCCACCACCCTGGGCGACTTCGAGGTGCGCCGGGGCGAGCAGATCCGGCTGGCCGCGGGAACGAGAACCTACGAGGGCGGGATGGTCGATGCCGCGGCCGAGCTCGGTGCCGAGGTAATCGGGACGCTGCTCGCCGAGGCCCTCCCCGGCGGTGTGATCGCCGCCGAGGCCTACCGCAGCCTCCGGCGGGAGCTGCTCGCGCTCGTCGCGGCGGCGCTGCCGGTGGACGCGGTCGTGCTCGTCCTGCACGGCGCCGCGATCAGCCAGGATTGCGCCGACGTCGAGGGCGAGCTGTGCGCCGCCGTTCGTGCCGTGATCGGGCCGGCCACGCAGCTCGTCGTCACGCATGATTTGCACGGGCACATCACCGCCCGGGAAGCGGACGCGGTCGATCTGATGTTCGGTGTGCAGCGCTACCCGCACGACGACATGTATGACCGCGGCCGCGAGGCCGTGCTCGCTATCCCCCGACTGACCAGCGGCGAGTGGCGCCCAGCGATCGCCGTCGAACGACTGCCGCTGCTGGTCGCCCCCACCACCACTGACAGCGGCGTCGGCCGGGACCTCTTGGCGCTGTGCCTGCAGGCCGAGCGTGAGCCCGGAGTCATCGACGCCACGTTCATGCACGGCTTCCCGCACACCGACAGCCCGCACGTCGGCGCCCAGGTCATCGTCACGACCGACGCAGCCCCGGAGCAGGCGCGCGCGACGGCGCGGGCCCTCGCCGCCGAAGTGTGGGCGCGACGCGAGGGCTTTCAGCACAGCTATCCCGATCCTGCTCAGGCGATCGGCCAGGCGATGGTCCTGGCGCTGGGCGCCCCCGGCGGTCCGGTCGTCGTCAACGAGACGTCGGACAATCCCGGCGGCGGGGCGCCGGGCGACGGCACCTACCTGCTCCGCGCCCTGATCGAGGCCCGACCGGCCGGCGCCGTCTTCTGCGGGCTGTGCGACCCGGCCGCCGCCGCGCAGGCGCACCGAGCCGGAGTCGGGGCCACCCTGCGGATGGAGCTGGGCGGGCACACCGACGACCGGCACGGACCGCCGCTGCGGGGCACCGCCCGCGTGGCCACGCTGAGCGACGGCGAGATCGTGCTGGAGGCCGCGATGGGGGCCGGGGTCCGGGTGCAGCTGGGACGCACCGCGGGGCTCCTCGTCGAGGGCGTAGACGTCATCGTGATCAGCCGCCCCATGCAGACCATCGATCGGACACCGTTGCTGCTGCACGGCATCGACCCGGCGACCCGCCCGATCGTCGCGGTGAAATCGGCGCACCACTTCCGGTCCGGTTTCCGGGAGCTGGCCGCCGCCGTCATCACCAGCGACTCCCCGGGTATCACCACCCACCGACTGGCCAGCCTGCCCCGGATGCATGCCCCCGGCCCGCTGTTCCCGCTGGACCCCGCGGCCGCCTACCCGGCGTGA
- a CDS encoding SRPBCC family protein → MTGHEDVPRVVCASREIAASAQRIFELIADPAQQPRWDGNDNLAEAPGGQRVRAVGAVFIMTTTTGNVRENHIVEFDEGRLIAWRPAEPAQEPPGHLWRWALEPIDSSRTRVTHTYDWTELTDEGRLPRARATTAEKLQASLDRLGALVEGQ, encoded by the coding sequence ATGACCGGCCACGAGGACGTTCCGCGCGTTGTCTGTGCTAGCCGGGAGATTGCGGCCAGCGCTCAGCGGATCTTCGAGCTCATTGCCGACCCCGCTCAACAGCCTCGCTGGGACGGTAACGACAACCTGGCTGAGGCACCGGGCGGGCAGCGAGTCCGCGCCGTCGGCGCGGTGTTCATCATGACGACCACGACGGGCAACGTGCGGGAAAACCACATCGTCGAGTTCGACGAGGGCCGACTCATCGCGTGGAGACCCGCCGAGCCGGCCCAGGAACCACCCGGGCACCTGTGGCGATGGGCACTCGAGCCGATCGACTCATCGCGAACGCGCGTCACCCACACATACGACTGGACCGAGTTGACTGACGAAGGGCGCCTTCCGCGGGCTCGGGCGACTACGGCCGAGAAGCTTCAAGCTTCGCTGGACCGACTCGGCGCCCTCGTCGAGGGTCAGTGA
- a CDS encoding acyl-CoA thioesterase/BAAT N-terminal domain-containing protein, with translation MLGMACAVAAGAVGCGGAAAALQVRLLIDHPVGLLDAPVRISVIGLRPGARVDVGATSDDADGRAWSSSVVFAANRAGIVDLAKMPPMAGSYSGVAPAGLLWSMSRIGGDPQTSFYALADPTRTATVAAVTVTAVVGGRIVASARLARGVLAPGVTGQVERPAKVGFYG, from the coding sequence ATGCTTGGGATGGCGTGTGCCGTCGCAGCGGGAGCTGTCGGCTGCGGCGGCGCCGCCGCCGCCTTGCAGGTCCGACTGCTGATTGACCATCCCGTCGGTTTGCTCGACGCCCCGGTGCGGATCAGCGTGATCGGGTTGCGTCCGGGTGCGCGGGTCGACGTGGGGGCGACATCTGACGACGCTGACGGGCGGGCGTGGTCGTCGTCGGTCGTCTTCGCCGCGAACCGGGCGGGGATCGTTGATCTGGCTAAAATGCCGCCGATGGCGGGCAGCTACTCCGGCGTCGCGCCGGCCGGGCTGTTGTGGTCGATGAGCCGGATCGGTGGAGATCCGCAGACCTCCTTCTACGCGTTGGCGGACCCGACGCGCACCGCCACGGTGGCGGCGGTCACCGTGACGGCGGTTGTGGGAGGCCGAATCGTTGCCAGTGCGCGCCTGGCCCGGGGTGTGCTCGCCCCGGGAGTGACCGGGCAGGTCGAGCGGCCGGCTAAGGTGGGTTTCTACGGGTAG
- a CDS encoding acyl-CoA thioester hydrolase/BAAT C-terminal domain-containing protein, whose amino-acid sequence MVTLGGSEGGLFTAPLAALLASRGYPSLALAYFGEPGLPAALTRIPLEYFARALRWLADQPGINPNRIMLLGGSFGSEAALLVAAHFPSLVHGVIVASPSALASSSPTDPSTPPGRWVGSRCPSR is encoded by the coding sequence GTGGTCACGCTCGGTGGCTCCGAGGGCGGTCTGTTCACCGCCCCGCTCGCTGCGCTGCTCGCCTCCCGCGGCTACCCGAGCCTGGCGTTGGCGTATTTCGGCGAGCCGGGACTGCCCGCCGCGCTGACCCGGATTCCGTTGGAGTACTTCGCCCGCGCGCTGCGCTGGCTGGCCGACCAGCCCGGCATCAACCCCAACCGAATCATGCTCCTCGGCGGCTCGTTCGGCAGCGAAGCCGCGCTGCTCGTCGCCGCGCACTTCCCGAGCCTGGTGCACGGGGTGATCGTCGCCTCGCCCAGCGCGCTGGCCAGCTCGTCCCCGACCGACCCCAGCACCCCGCCTGGACGTTGGGTGGGCAGCCGGTGCCCTTCGCGCTGA
- a CDS encoding acyl-CoA thioester hydrolase/BAAT C-terminal domain-containing protein: MPFALIGVSAADAVGAQIPVERILGPVLAICGGQDELWPSCSYSEQITARLDEHHDPFRHRQLSYPDAGHGVDILLPNLPTGGTETSSPLGTLYLGGSPVANALARQDAWPQLLSFLTTSE, from the coding sequence GTGCCCTTCGCGCTGATCGGGGTCAGCGCGGCTGACGCGGTCGGCGCGCAGATCCCGGTCGAGCGGATCCTCGGCCCGGTCCTCGCGATCTGCGGAGGCCAAGACGAACTGTGGCCGTCGTGCAGTTATTCGGAGCAGATCACCGCCCGGCTCGACGAGCACCATGACCCGTTCCGCCACCGCCAGCTGAGCTATCCCGATGCCGGGCACGGCGTCGACATCCTGCTACCCAACCTGCCCACGGGAGGGACCGAGACCAGCTCCCCGCTCGGCACCCTCTACCTTGGCGGCAGCCCGGTGGCGAACGCCCTCGCCCGCCAAGACGCCTGGCCGCAACTGCTGAGCTTCCTCACCACCTCGGAGTAA